A genomic region of Pseudorca crassidens isolate mPseCra1 chromosome 10, mPseCra1.hap1, whole genome shotgun sequence contains the following coding sequences:
- the SLC22A14 gene encoding solute carrier family 22 member 14: MAKENNFKVEFKSQHHLRSFHQHEAAESPRSCSLDMLLRRLRAIEAKQDDKFATIMDAVGEFGTLQRRLVALTFIPNILSTFFLFADIFVFTPQKPYCNTSWILAVGPNLTESERLNLTLPQAPNGSFLTCLMYLPVDWDLESIIHFGLNRRDSCQDGWIYPEVKKRSLINEGLQHLSHLMLEQDGHR, translated from the coding sequence ATGGCAAAGGAAAACAACTTCAAGGtagagttcaaatcccagcatcATCTCAGGAGCTTCCACCAACATGAGGCAGCAGAAAGCCCCCGTTCCTGTTCTCTGGACATGCTATTACGCAGATTGAGGGCCATAGAAGCCAAGCAAGATGATAAGTTTGCCACCATCATGGATGCAGTAGGGGAGTTTGGCACATTACAGCGGAGGCTGGTGGCCCTCACCTTCATTCCCAACATCCTGTCTACCTTCTTCTTGTTTGCTGACATCTTTGTGTTCACACCACAGAAGCCCTATTGCAACACCAGCTGGATACTGGCAGTGGGCCCCAACCTGACGGAGTCTGAGCGGCTGAATCTGACCCTGCCCCAAGCACCCAATGGCAGTTTCCTGACTTGCCTCATGTACTTGCCTGTGGACTGGGATCTGGAGTCTATCATCCATTTTGGGCTCAACCGCAGAGACTCATGTCAAGATGGGTGGATCTATCCTGAGGTCAAGAAGCGATCACTGATCAATGAG